Proteins encoded together in one Thermophilibacter immobilis window:
- the infB gene encoding translation initiation factor IF-2, with protein MAKTRVHDLAKEYGMSSKEMLGHLLDMKIPAKSASSTLEDAYVSIVRKQLEPILEARAAQIEAQKKAAEEAKAAEEAKAAKKAEAERIAAEERRERERAEEERRRAAAEKERERVEAERAAAEKKAAEEAEKNRVHDTAPKSIPSFTSLLDQIAQQEVVLKQQSEEAAQKKAAGQGRSRRAESGRGSRHAAPAQGAAQPAAPGATPSTDEASNGHKHSKKGRRGEGAGEDRYSRMAREAEAYSHTHPHSHVVEEARVAVEEASRESSGRRKRRKERRQQQAEEAAKEQRIEEALANDQDISQLDTVKVPQGATVSELAELLGAPANDIIKRLFLLGTPLTLTESMSDELIELVADDLGRDVNVMSKEEENSFTFYDDPADLVPRAPVVTVMGHVDHGKTSLLDAIRHTGVAEGEAGGITQAIGASQVSVKGRRITFIDTPGHETFTAMRARGAKVTDIVILIVAADDGVMPQTVESINHAKAAGVPIIVAVNKIDKPGANPDKVRQELTEYGVVPEEWGGQNMFANISAKKKIGIDDLLETVLLQADVLELKANPNTFASGNVLEARLDRGRGSVATMLVTRGTLHVGDAVVAGQAYGHVRAMLDPKGNSVTQAGPSDAVEILGLSSVPMAGDEFRVFQDDRDARDLADQRALKARIEEQNRVKHVTLENLFDTMADAEVKELNLIIKADVQGSIEALQDSLDKMDQSEVRINTIHSAVGAITETDVTLADASNAIIIGFGVRPEAKARAAAERDGVEIRSYSVIYKAIEDIDAARIGMLKPTEVEVQTGVAEVRDTFKVPKVGIAAGCMVSEGELSRDDSVRLVRDGIVVYEGRIASLRRFKDDVKSVKAGFECGIGLENFQDVKPGDQIEGYRIERVARTE; from the coding sequence ATGGCAAAGACGCGCGTACACGACCTCGCAAAGGAATACGGTATGTCAAGCAAGGAGATGCTCGGGCACCTCCTGGACATGAAGATCCCGGCCAAGTCGGCGTCCTCGACGCTCGAGGACGCCTACGTCTCCATCGTTCGCAAGCAGCTCGAACCCATCCTCGAGGCCCGTGCCGCCCAGATCGAGGCCCAGAAGAAGGCCGCCGAGGAGGCCAAGGCCGCCGAGGAGGCCAAGGCCGCCAAGAAGGCGGAGGCCGAGCGCATCGCCGCCGAGGAGCGCCGCGAGCGCGAGCGCGCCGAGGAGGAGCGCCGCCGCGCCGCCGCCGAGAAGGAGCGCGAGCGCGTCGAGGCCGAGCGGGCCGCCGCCGAGAAGAAGGCCGCCGAGGAGGCCGAGAAGAACCGCGTGCACGACACCGCGCCCAAGTCCATTCCCTCCTTCACGTCCCTGCTCGACCAGATCGCGCAGCAGGAGGTGGTCCTCAAGCAGCAGTCCGAGGAGGCCGCGCAGAAGAAGGCCGCGGGGCAGGGTCGCTCCCGTCGCGCGGAGTCCGGACGCGGCTCGCGACACGCCGCCCCCGCACAGGGTGCGGCGCAGCCGGCGGCTCCCGGCGCGACGCCGTCAACGGACGAGGCCTCGAACGGACACAAGCACAGCAAGAAGGGACGGCGCGGCGAGGGGGCCGGCGAGGACCGCTACAGCCGCATGGCCCGCGAGGCCGAGGCCTACAGTCACACCCACCCGCACAGCCACGTCGTCGAGGAGGCGCGCGTGGCCGTCGAGGAGGCGTCGCGCGAGTCCTCAGGCCGCCGCAAGAGGCGCAAGGAGCGTCGCCAGCAGCAGGCCGAGGAGGCCGCCAAGGAGCAGCGCATCGAGGAGGCCCTGGCCAACGACCAGGACATCTCTCAGCTCGACACCGTGAAGGTCCCCCAGGGCGCGACGGTCTCCGAGCTCGCCGAGCTTCTCGGCGCCCCCGCCAACGACATCATCAAGCGCCTCTTTTTGCTGGGCACCCCGCTCACCCTCACCGAGTCCATGTCCGACGAGCTCATCGAGCTCGTGGCCGACGACCTCGGCCGCGACGTCAACGTTATGAGCAAGGAAGAGGAGAACTCCTTTACGTTCTACGACGACCCGGCCGACCTCGTGCCGCGCGCCCCGGTGGTCACGGTCATGGGTCACGTCGACCACGGCAAGACGTCCCTGCTTGACGCGATCCGCCACACCGGCGTCGCCGAGGGCGAGGCCGGCGGTATCACGCAGGCCATCGGCGCCTCTCAGGTCAGCGTCAAGGGACGCCGCATCACCTTCATCGATACCCCGGGCCACGAGACCTTCACGGCCATGCGCGCCCGCGGCGCCAAGGTGACCGACATCGTCATCTTGATCGTGGCCGCCGACGACGGCGTCATGCCGCAGACCGTCGAGTCCATCAACCACGCCAAGGCCGCCGGCGTGCCCATCATCGTGGCCGTCAACAAGATCGACAAGCCCGGCGCCAACCCCGACAAGGTCCGCCAGGAGCTCACCGAGTACGGCGTCGTCCCCGAGGAGTGGGGCGGGCAGAACATGTTCGCCAACATCTCGGCCAAGAAGAAGATCGGCATAGACGACCTGCTCGAGACCGTCCTGCTCCAGGCCGACGTCCTCGAGCTCAAGGCCAACCCCAACACCTTCGCCTCAGGCAACGTCCTGGAGGCCCGCCTCGACCGCGGCCGCGGCTCGGTTGCCACGATGCTCGTGACCCGCGGCACCCTGCACGTCGGTGACGCCGTCGTGGCCGGGCAGGCCTACGGGCACGTGCGCGCCATGCTCGACCCCAAGGGCAACTCCGTCACGCAGGCGGGCCCCTCCGATGCCGTCGAGATCCTGGGCCTGTCCAGCGTTCCCATGGCCGGCGACGAGTTCCGCGTCTTCCAGGACGACCGTGACGCCCGCGACCTCGCCGACCAGCGCGCCCTCAAGGCCCGCATCGAGGAGCAGAACCGCGTCAAGCACGTCACGCTCGAGAACCTCTTCGACACCATGGCCGACGCGGAGGTCAAGGAGCTCAACCTCATCATCAAGGCCGACGTCCAGGGCTCGATCGAGGCGCTCCAGGACTCGCTTGACAAGATGGACCAGTCTGAGGTCCGCATCAACACGATCCACTCCGCCGTCGGCGCCATCACCGAGACCGACGTCACGCTCGCGGACGCCTCAAACGCCATCATCATCGGCTTCGGTGTGCGCCCGGAGGCCAAGGCCCGCGCCGCGGCCGAGCGCGACGGCGTCGAGATTCGCAGCTACAGCGTCATCTACAAGGCCATCGAGGACATCGACGCGGCTCGCATCGGCATGCTCAAGCCCACCGAGGTCGAGGTCCAGACCGGCGTCGCCGAGGTTCGCGACACCTTCAAGGTGCCCAAGGTGGGCATCGCGGCCGGCTGCATGGTGTCGGAGGGCGAGCTCTCCCGCGACGACTCCGTGCGTCTCGTGCGCGACGGCATCGTGGTCTACGAGGGCAGGATCGCCTCGCTCAGGCGCTTCAAGGATGACGTCAAGAGCGTCAAGGCCGGCTTCGAGTGCGGTATCGGCCTCGAAAACTTCCAGGACGTGAAGCCAGGCGACCAGATCGAGGGCTATCGCATCGAGCGGGTCGCCCGTACGGAGTAG
- the rbfA gene encoding 30S ribosome-binding factor RbfA has translation MKQNQYSRRVNELAREKLASILLLEISDPDLALVTLTGVEVSVDKSLLRAFVSCDAARYDEVTAALARARGRIRALLGRSLGWRVTPELDFRIDTTTDEAERITRALEDVPPTIGVEKDEEGYPVGDATTGDAPTTDDGE, from the coding sequence ATGAAGCAGAATCAGTACTCACGCAGGGTAAACGAGCTGGCCCGCGAGAAGCTCGCCAGCATCCTGCTGCTCGAGATATCCGATCCCGATCTCGCGCTCGTGACCCTCACGGGCGTGGAGGTCTCGGTTGACAAGTCCCTCCTGCGCGCCTTCGTGAGCTGCGACGCCGCGCGCTACGACGAGGTCACGGCCGCGCTGGCGCGCGCCAGGGGGCGCATACGCGCACTTCTGGGCCGCTCGCTGGGATGGCGCGTGACGCCCGAGCTGGACTTTCGCATCGACACGACGACCGACGAGGCCGAGCGCATCACGCGTGCGCTCGAGGACGTCCCGCCGACCATCGGCGTCGAGAAGGACGAGGAGGGCTACCCGGTGGGCGACGCCACGACCGGGGACGCCCCCACGACGGACGACGGGGAGTAG
- a CDS encoding DHH family phosphoesterase gives MLRAIKGQPGRFDAITRLIEGARTIAICAHTSPDGDALGSGLALAELIERRWPEKRVDGLLADADEVPRTYRFLPGVGRLVRARDYEPDPDLFVCVDLSQPARLADARAVLERSARVAVIDHHPSSEPFWDAGVVRTDAAAAGVIVTEYAEHLGGPLTPTMAQNLLCALVTDTGRFQYQNANGEAFEVASALVDAGASPSEVALNVYQSDRLSYLHLSATVMGRITTFAHGRIAYSYATAADLKATGVPVAECDGLVDLVRCVEGSEVALFLKEVPGGQVRGNLRAKTDRDVSAVAREMGGGGHRAAAGFTLEGDVDQALSAVLPKIRALFDDEERS, from the coding sequence GTGCTCAGGGCAATCAAGGGTCAGCCGGGGCGCTTCGACGCCATCACGCGTCTCATCGAGGGCGCGCGGACGATCGCCATCTGCGCGCACACCTCGCCGGACGGCGACGCCCTCGGCTCGGGCCTCGCCCTGGCCGAGCTGATCGAGCGCAGGTGGCCCGAGAAGCGGGTGGACGGCCTGCTCGCCGACGCGGACGAGGTGCCGCGCACCTATCGCTTCTTGCCGGGCGTGGGGCGCCTCGTGCGCGCCCGCGACTACGAGCCGGATCCCGACCTGTTCGTCTGCGTTGACCTCTCCCAGCCGGCGCGCCTCGCCGACGCTCGCGCGGTCCTCGAGCGCTCGGCCCGCGTGGCCGTGATCGACCACCATCCCTCGTCCGAGCCCTTCTGGGACGCCGGGGTCGTGCGCACCGACGCGGCCGCGGCCGGCGTGATCGTGACCGAGTACGCCGAGCACCTGGGAGGCCCCCTCACCCCCACGATGGCGCAGAACCTCCTGTGCGCCCTTGTCACGGACACGGGACGCTTCCAGTATCAGAACGCCAACGGGGAGGCCTTCGAGGTCGCGAGCGCGCTCGTGGACGCGGGCGCGTCCCCCTCGGAGGTGGCGCTCAACGTGTACCAGAGCGACCGCCTCTCCTACCTGCACCTCTCGGCGACCGTCATGGGCCGCATCACCACCTTCGCGCACGGCAGGATCGCCTATAGCTACGCCACGGCTGCCGACCTCAAGGCCACGGGCGTCCCGGTGGCCGAGTGCGACGGCCTCGTGGACCTCGTGCGCTGCGTGGAGGGCTCCGAGGTGGCGCTCTTCCTCAAGGAGGTGCCCGGGGGCCAGGTTCGCGGCAACCTCAGGGCCAAGACCGACCGCGACGTCTCGGCCGTCGCGCGCGAGATGGGCGGCGGGGGCCACCGGGCCGCCGCGGGCTTCACCCTGGAGGGCGACGTGGACCAGGCGCTCTCGGCGGTCCTGCCCAAGATCCGCGCCCTCTTCGACGACGAGGAGAGGTCTTGA
- the truB gene encoding tRNA pseudouridine(55) synthase TruB, whose translation MSRGPSALSALIAVDKPVGMTSFDVVARVRRAVGERRVGHAGTLDPAATGVLVVGIGQATRLLGQLTLERKGYRARIDLGSETTTDDAEGEATATAEVPERLLDSELAARAVRSLEKTRTQVPPDYSAISVGGRRAYALARAGERPALAPRPARVFRAALVEVLPDERAWVVDLDVSKGTYVRSIARDLGRELGCYAHVGALERTFAGPVGLSDCVSLGELVSGGVGLVRTRCLDPARVLGLARRPLVANELAAVSSGRPIACGVAADEHGAHEPAPSERVCLVWDGGLVGIWARRGSHLVCEANFPQAIEGVRPDLSQVGPVFALGPHAERQLVRESILWHAGSQERTHPFSLLDGSATGRLSFWGAEPPATRASGEGQSDEQPFVCVLGAFDGLHRGHRTLIARAREEARRRSARLAVVTFSPDPASVLEGPWAPRNLLGTSDRARALMACGIDLLVTVDFTGELAALTYERFVRDVLGGLMSVSALVVGSNFRLGAGGAGTVDALAELGRAHGFDVIGMDLVDVGGTPISASRIRALVEAGAVEDAADLLGRCHFVWGQVEHGRGEGTGLGFPTANVRVDRSVCLPAEGVYAGFVVRGAGALTAWPAAINVGVPRTFAPGAEGQAFLEATLLGFSGDLYGQYVYVVFVRWLRGPERFSSVDELTRTVLANVDWVRRSLGESGVELAGVSA comes from the coding sequence TTGAGCCGTGGCCCGAGCGCGCTCTCGGCGCTCATAGCGGTCGACAAGCCGGTGGGCATGACGAGCTTCGACGTGGTTGCGCGCGTGCGCCGGGCCGTGGGCGAGCGGCGCGTGGGCCACGCGGGCACGCTCGACCCGGCGGCCACGGGCGTGCTTGTGGTGGGCATCGGCCAGGCCACGCGACTGCTGGGCCAGCTCACGCTCGAGCGCAAGGGCTATCGCGCGAGGATCGACCTGGGATCCGAGACCACGACCGACGATGCTGAGGGGGAGGCTACGGCAACGGCGGAGGTCCCCGAGCGCCTGCTCGACTCCGAGCTCGCCGCGCGGGCCGTCCGCTCCCTGGAAAAGACGCGCACTCAGGTGCCGCCTGACTACTCAGCCATCTCGGTGGGCGGCCGGCGTGCCTATGCGCTCGCCCGCGCGGGGGAGCGCCCCGCGCTCGCCCCGCGCCCCGCTCGCGTCTTTCGCGCCGCGCTCGTGGAGGTCCTGCCCGACGAGCGCGCCTGGGTCGTCGACCTCGACGTGTCCAAGGGGACCTACGTGCGCAGCATCGCGCGCGACCTCGGGCGCGAACTCGGCTGCTACGCGCACGTGGGGGCGCTCGAGCGGACCTTCGCGGGCCCGGTGGGCCTTTCCGATTGCGTGAGCCTCGGCGAGCTCGTCAGCGGCGGCGTTGGCCTCGTTCGTACGCGCTGCCTCGACCCGGCGCGCGTCCTCGGCCTCGCGCGGCGTCCGCTCGTCGCGAACGAGCTCGCCGCCGTCTCCAGCGGCCGGCCCATCGCCTGCGGCGTCGCGGCCGACGAGCACGGGGCGCACGAGCCCGCGCCCTCCGAGCGCGTCTGCCTGGTCTGGGACGGGGGGCTCGTCGGCATCTGGGCGCGCCGGGGGTCTCATCTCGTATGCGAGGCCAACTTTCCCCAGGCCATAGAGGGGGTGCGTCCGGACCTCTCCCAGGTGGGCCCCGTCTTTGCGCTGGGCCCGCATGCCGAGCGCCAGCTCGTGCGGGAGTCGATCCTGTGGCACGCTGGGTCGCAGGAACGGACGCATCCGTTCTCCCTGCTCGACGGCTCCGCGACCGGACGTCTGAGCTTTTGGGGCGCCGAGCCGCCCGCCACGCGCGCCAGCGGTGAGGGCCAGTCCGACGAGCAGCCCTTTGTGTGCGTCCTGGGGGCCTTCGACGGCCTGCATCGGGGACACAGGACCCTCATCGCCCGTGCGCGAGAGGAGGCCCGGCGGCGCTCCGCACGCCTTGCCGTCGTGACCTTCTCGCCCGACCCGGCCAGCGTGCTCGAGGGCCCCTGGGCCCCCCGCAACCTGCTTGGGACGTCCGATCGCGCCCGCGCGCTCATGGCGTGCGGCATCGACCTGCTCGTGACGGTCGACTTCACCGGCGAGCTCGCCGCGCTCACGTACGAGCGCTTCGTCCGTGACGTGCTCGGTGGGCTCATGAGCGTCTCCGCCCTCGTCGTGGGCTCGAACTTCCGGCTGGGCGCGGGCGGCGCCGGGACGGTCGACGCCCTGGCCGAGCTCGGCCGCGCGCATGGGTTCGACGTCATCGGCATGGACTTGGTGGATGTGGGCGGTACGCCCATCTCGGCCTCACGCATCCGCGCTCTCGTGGAGGCGGGGGCCGTCGAGGACGCCGCCGACCTCCTCGGCCGCTGCCACTTCGTGTGGGGACAGGTCGAGCATGGGCGCGGGGAGGGCACGGGGCTGGGCTTTCCCACGGCCAACGTGCGCGTCGACCGGAGCGTCTGCCTGCCCGCCGAGGGGGTGTACGCCGGATTCGTGGTCAGGGGGGCCGGTGCGCTCACGGCCTGGCCCGCCGCCATCAACGTGGGCGTGCCGCGCACCTTCGCGCCGGGCGCCGAGGGCCAGGCATTTCTCGAGGCCACGCTCCTGGGATTCTCGGGGGACCTCTACGGGCAGTACGTCTACGTGGTCTTTGTTCGCTGGCTGCGCGGGCCCGAGCGCTTCTCGTCGGTCGACGAGCTCACGCGCACGGTCCTCGCCAACGTGGACTGGGTGCGCCGCAGCCTGGGGGAGAGCGGCGTGGAGCTTGCGGGGGTGAGCGCGTGA
- the dnaG gene encoding DNA primase: MISDEDKEKVRQATDFVRLVAETVELRQRGQEFWGCCPFHGEKSPSFKVNPATGLWHCFGCGDGGDVFSYVQRREGLEFPDAIRYLADRAGIELTEERGGARGPKKTRLMEALGEAESYYHTMLMRGRGGGPDAARRYLAGRGFGAGVCRRWALGFAPGHGSLVAHLRGRGFSASELVSADVAMERQGRLSDRFFDRVMFPIHDELGRTIAFGGRVLERRDNVAKYVNTRDTPAFNKGKHLFAYDRAKETMAATGVAIVCEGYTDVIAMHEAGFTNAVAALGTAFRLDHVRLMERQRVSKIICLFDGDAAGQRAAERAVRYLDKTSAALLCVILPDGQDPMEFLSAHGAEALRPILASARSLMDFVFEKRLAAHDLSSPGRRVRALEDMASLLAPLKHSVLLDDYATRLADTLGMDVDQTKRAIREAPVAELEEERPRSGSRQALAPARARVPSTPAPPDEGTAAPDDYVLADAYEDAAPHAAAPAPRGEPLAALSSDERMQVASERELLCALAQRPDAMRPYEERIASLSWADERHEAMAWAILSTPAGTSPSAAVDAAQAVVDDAPRILSGGRVMSAEELSDTEKLDLIVDTVELFSCRRRVRQIRARLRGEPDAAGDESQRLFQEATRLQRRVNELVRKLSSVSAE, from the coding sequence GTGATCAGCGACGAGGACAAGGAGAAGGTCCGGCAGGCCACCGACTTCGTGCGGCTCGTGGCCGAGACCGTAGAGCTTCGGCAGCGCGGCCAGGAGTTCTGGGGCTGCTGCCCCTTCCACGGCGAGAAGAGCCCCTCGTTCAAGGTCAATCCAGCCACGGGCCTGTGGCACTGCTTTGGCTGCGGCGACGGGGGAGACGTCTTCTCCTACGTGCAGCGCCGCGAGGGCCTCGAGTTCCCCGACGCGATTCGCTACCTGGCCGACCGCGCGGGCATCGAGCTGACCGAGGAGCGGGGGGGCGCCCGCGGGCCCAAGAAGACCCGCCTCATGGAGGCCCTCGGGGAGGCCGAGAGCTACTACCACACGATGCTCATGCGCGGGCGCGGCGGCGGCCCGGACGCCGCTCGGCGCTACCTCGCCGGGCGCGGATTTGGCGCGGGCGTCTGCCGCCGCTGGGCGCTCGGCTTCGCGCCGGGGCACGGCTCGCTCGTGGCCCATCTGCGCGGCAGGGGCTTCTCGGCGTCCGAGCTCGTGAGCGCCGACGTGGCCATGGAGCGTCAGGGGCGGCTGTCCGACCGCTTCTTCGACCGTGTGATGTTTCCCATCCACGACGAGCTGGGGCGCACGATCGCCTTTGGCGGGCGGGTGCTCGAGAGGCGCGACAACGTGGCCAAGTACGTCAACACGCGCGACACGCCCGCCTTCAACAAGGGCAAGCACCTCTTCGCCTACGACCGCGCCAAGGAGACGATGGCCGCCACCGGCGTCGCCATCGTCTGCGAGGGCTACACGGACGTCATCGCGATGCACGAGGCCGGCTTCACCAACGCCGTGGCCGCCCTGGGCACCGCCTTCAGGCTCGACCACGTCCGCCTCATGGAGCGCCAGCGGGTGAGCAAGATCATCTGCCTGTTCGACGGCGACGCCGCGGGCCAGCGAGCCGCCGAGCGCGCGGTGCGCTACCTCGACAAGACCTCGGCGGCCCTCCTGTGCGTGATCCTGCCCGACGGCCAGGACCCGATGGAGTTCCTCTCCGCCCACGGCGCCGAGGCGCTGCGCCCCATCCTTGCGTCCGCCCGCTCGCTCATGGACTTCGTCTTCGAGAAGCGCCTCGCCGCGCACGACCTGTCCTCGCCTGGGCGGCGCGTGCGCGCGCTCGAGGACATGGCGTCTCTGCTCGCGCCCCTCAAGCACTCCGTCCTGCTCGACGACTACGCGACCCGGCTGGCCGACACCCTGGGCATGGACGTCGACCAGACCAAGCGCGCCATCCGGGAGGCGCCCGTCGCAGAGCTTGAGGAGGAGCGGCCCCGCAGCGGCTCGCGCCAGGCTCTGGCCCCTGCGCGCGCGCGGGTCCCGTCGACGCCCGCGCCGCCGGACGAGGGGACGGCCGCGCCCGACGACTACGTCTTGGCCGACGCCTACGAGGACGCCGCGCCCCACGCCGCCGCGCCAGCCCCAAGGGGGGAGCCGCTCGCGGCGCTCTCGTCCGACGAGCGCATGCAGGTCGCCTCGGAGCGCGAGCTCCTCTGCGCCCTGGCGCAGCGGCCGGACGCTATGCGCCCCTACGAGGAGCGCATAGCCTCCCTCTCGTGGGCCGACGAGCGCCACGAGGCGATGGCCTGGGCGATCCTCTCGACGCCTGCGGGCACGAGCCCGTCGGCGGCGGTGGACGCTGCGCAGGCCGTGGTCGACGATGCGCCCCGCATCCTGTCGGGTGGGCGCGTCATGAGCGCCGAGGAGCTCAGCGACACCGAGAAGCTCGACCTCATCGTCGACACGGTCGAGCTCTTCTCGTGCCGTCGGCGCGTGCGCCAGATACGCGCACGCCTGCGCGGGGAGCCCGACGCGGCCGGCGACGAGTCGCAGCGCCTCTTCCAGGAGGCGACGAGGCTCCAGAGAAGGGTTAACGAGCTGGTGAGAAAGCTTTCCTCGGTTTCTGCCGAGTAG
- the rpoD gene encoding RNA polymerase sigma factor RpoD, which yields MAGKKTNEDIKLSDELNKVVKDLVGSAKKSAALTEDDIQVALRDIDVDDDELSDLYDALRAKGVEVTGTGETPSADPALAGDATEEDFDEDDDDEEESSRDASPDDDEGESESANEAKAVKEALRAVPKAKATKPRRSSRARARRQDTSTVMLTGDPVRMYLKEIGKVDLLTASEEVHLAMKIEAGCDATGKLEAAEAELTRAEQRRLMRIEQVGLDAKQQLISANLRLVVSIAKRYVGRGMLFLDLIQEGNLGLIRAVEKFDYTKGFKFSTYATWWIRQAITRAIADQARTIRIPVHMVETINKLIRVQRQLLQDLGRDPTPEEIGDEMGMSPDRVREIQKISQEPVSLETPIGEEEDSQLGDFIEDSSAVAPPEAASDSMLREQLDQVLDGLADRERKVIKFRFGLEDGHPRTLEEVGREFGVTRERIRQIESKTLAKLRHPSRSGRLKDYMEE from the coding sequence GTGGCAGGTAAGAAGACCAATGAGGACATCAAGCTTTCCGACGAGCTCAACAAGGTCGTCAAGGACCTCGTGGGCAGCGCCAAGAAGAGCGCGGCCCTCACCGAGGATGACATACAGGTCGCCCTGCGCGACATAGACGTCGACGATGACGAGCTCTCCGACCTCTACGATGCGCTGCGCGCCAAGGGCGTCGAGGTCACGGGCACCGGCGAGACCCCCTCGGCGGACCCCGCGCTCGCTGGCGATGCGACTGAGGAGGACTTCGACGAGGATGACGACGACGAGGAGGAGTCCTCCCGCGACGCGTCCCCCGACGACGATGAGGGCGAGTCCGAGAGCGCCAACGAGGCCAAGGCCGTCAAGGAGGCCCTGCGCGCCGTCCCCAAGGCCAAGGCGACCAAGCCCAGGCGCTCCTCGCGCGCCCGTGCCCGGCGCCAGGACACCTCGACCGTCATGCTCACGGGCGACCCGGTGCGGATGTACCTCAAGGAGATCGGCAAGGTCGACCTGCTCACGGCCTCCGAGGAGGTCCACCTTGCCATGAAGATCGAGGCGGGCTGCGACGCCACGGGCAAGCTCGAGGCCGCCGAGGCCGAGCTCACCCGCGCCGAGCAGCGGCGCCTCATGCGCATCGAGCAGGTGGGCCTGGATGCCAAGCAGCAGCTCATCAGCGCCAACCTGCGCCTGGTGGTCTCCATCGCCAAGCGCTACGTGGGACGCGGCATGCTCTTCCTCGACCTCATCCAGGAGGGCAACCTCGGCCTCATCCGCGCCGTCGAGAAGTTCGACTATACCAAGGGCTTCAAGTTCTCCACCTATGCCACCTGGTGGATCCGCCAGGCCATCACCCGCGCGATTGCCGACCAGGCGCGCACCATCCGCATTCCGGTGCACATGGTCGAGACCATCAACAAGCTCATCCGCGTGCAGCGCCAGCTCCTGCAGGACCTTGGGCGCGACCCCACCCCCGAGGAGATCGGCGACGAGATGGGCATGTCGCCCGATCGCGTGCGCGAGATCCAGAAGATCAGCCAGGAGCCGGTCTCCCTCGAGACGCCCATAGGCGAGGAGGAGGACTCCCAGCTCGGGGACTTCATCGAGGACTCCAGCGCCGTGGCACCGCCCGAGGCGGCCTCCGACTCGATGCTGCGCGAGCAGCTCGACCAGGTCCTCGACGGCCTGGCGGACCGCGAGCGCAAGGTCATCAAGTTCCGTTTCGGCCTGGAGGACGGCCACCCGCGCACCCTCGAGGAGGTCGGGCGCGAGTTCGGCGTGACTCGCGAGCGCATCCGCCAGATCGAGAGCAAGACCCTGGCCAAGCTCCGTCATCCCAGCCGCAGCGGACGTCTGAAAGACTACATGGAGGAGTGA
- a CDS encoding DegV family protein yields MNDQRIAVLTDTGTDVPASFAAAHDVREVSLLVSYAEKTYRSGVDITTDDVVDRMPGEVPTTSLPSPDDVRAALGRARTDGYERGVFVTTASGLSSTCSVVELVARQSDDFPTLVVDSRSVGIGAGFVVMEAVRLVEGGVAFDELQGRLEVLSSETRIFFAMKDLAYTRRGGRINEATYRLGTVLNIKPILSCDEQGRVIVLKKARGWERALASELELARERAKKFGSVVCSVCCTKTEDRTAELMARLRSCVSNLSDVFPSALSPDLVVHTGPALVGIAVRPETL; encoded by the coding sequence ATGAACGATCAGCGCATTGCCGTGCTCACGGACACGGGAACCGATGTCCCGGCTTCCTTCGCGGCCGCCCATGACGTCCGCGAGGTTTCCTTGCTGGTGAGCTATGCGGAAAAGACGTATCGCTCGGGCGTCGACATCACCACGGACGACGTCGTCGATCGCATGCCGGGCGAGGTTCCCACGACGAGCCTCCCCAGCCCCGACGACGTCCGTGCCGCGCTCGGGCGAGCCCGCACCGACGGCTACGAGCGCGGCGTGTTCGTGACCACGGCGAGCGGCCTCTCCTCGACGTGCTCGGTGGTCGAGCTCGTCGCGCGTCAGAGCGACGATTTTCCCACCTTGGTGGTGGACAGCAGGTCGGTCGGCATCGGGGCCGGCTTCGTGGTCATGGAGGCCGTTCGCCTCGTCGAGGGTGGCGTCGCGTTCGACGAGCTGCAGGGCCGTCTTGAAGTCCTCAGCTCCGAGACGCGCATCTTCTTTGCGATGAAGGACCTCGCATACACCCGTCGCGGCGGGCGCATCAACGAGGCCACCTATCGCCTGGGCACCGTTCTCAACATCAAGCCCATCCTTTCCTGCGACGAGCAGGGGCGCGTGATCGTCCTCAAGAAGGCACGCGGCTGGGAGAGAGCCCTAGCGAGCGAGCTGGAGCTCGCGCGGGAACGAGCAAAGAAGTTCGGGAGCGTGGTCTGCTCGGTGTGCTGCACCAAGACAGAGGACCGAACCGCGGAGCTCATGGCCCGCCTGCGCTCGTGCGTCTCGAATCTCTCCGACGTCTTTCCGAGCGCGCTCTCCCCGGACCTCGTCGTGCACACCGGCCCCGCCCTCGTAGGCATCGCAGTGCGGCCGGAGACGCTCTAG